The Micromonospora sp. NBC_00421 DNA window CAACTCGATGGCTCCACCCGGCTCGGCGCGCTCGCCGAGTTCGCCGGCGAGCGGGTGCGGAAATCGCAGAACCTCGAAAGTGCCTACCTGCACGGCCGGTTCGGCGCGCTCCCCCAGGTCGACCAGACGGAGTTCCTGCGGGCGCTCGGTCTGATCGGCTGACGACACGATGAGCCCACGCCGCCGGGAAACGAAGCCCCTCAAGCGCACCGTCGCTCGACGCCCGGAGTTGCGCACGGTCGTCGTGTTCTGCGAGGGCATCAACTCCGAGCCCGACTACATCAACGGGCTGAAGAAGCTGCCCGAAATCGCGGACAACACCGCCCTCAACCTCGAAATCCACCCCGACCAGGGCGTCCCGCTCACACTCGTGCAGATGGCGGCCGACCGCCTCGCCGACCCGGAGGTGGACGAGTGCTGGTGCATCTTCGATGTGGAATGGCCGAAGAACCATCCGAACCTGCATCGCGCCAAGCAGTTCGCTCAGGCCAAGGGTGTCGGGCTGGTGATCTCGAACCCGTGCTTCGAGCTGTGGCTGATCCTGCACCACAGCGAGCACACGAAGTTCGTCGACACGGCGGAAGCCGAGAAGATGAGCCGCAAGCTTGACGGCCGCACCGGCAAGAGCATCGACAGCAGCATCTATATGCCGCTGCGAAAGCAGGCCGCCCGCCGGGCCGAGCAACTCGAAAAGCGGCACGCCAACAACGGCACCGCGTTTCCCGACGACAACCCGTCCTCCGGCATGCATCACCTGCTACGGGCACTCGGCGCAACGTAGCCGACGGCCCGTTGGGCCGGGTGTGCTGCGGCGAAGTAGCGGCGTCCGGGCGCGGTCGATACCGCTACTTCGCCCCAGGTAAGTCGATCACCGTGAGGCGCGGCGCTGGGAGCGGAAGGCAGCGCCGTTGCCTGTAAAGAAGGCGATAGTCGGGCTCGCCCATGTCTCAGCCCGGCAGCCACCGTGCAAGTTTGCGCTGGTGGCGGGGGTGGGTCCGGTACGGCCGGCGGGTGGTTACCCGCCGCATTGCGCGCATACGTACGTCTGGCTGCCGCCGCGTCCCACCACGTAACCTGAGCGACCGCGACCATAGTGGACGCCGGTGGATCCGAGGAGTTCGACGCATGGTGACAGATGCCCACGACGGGCCGGTTCCGGAAGCGGCCGGAGGTGGGCAGCGGGTCCTCGATCTGCTGGACAAGGCGATCACCCTCCAGAGCCCACTGGTGCGCAAGAACATCGCGCGGGCCCGCCAACGCAACCCCGAGGCGACCCCCGCCGAGGTGATCCGCAACCTGGAGCGGATGTACGTCAGCGCCCTGACCGGGACGGGTGCCGCAGTCGGCGGAGCCGCAGCCGCCCCCGGCGTCGGCACGGGAGTGGCACTGGCGCTGTCAGGCGGCGAGTTCCTCTCGTCCCTCCAGTTGAGCGCCCTCTTCGCGCTCTCCATCGCCGAGGTGTACGGCGTCCCCATCGACGAGGTCGAGCGCCGCCGGACGATCGTCATGGGCATCATGCTCGGCGGCTCCGGCTCCGCCACCATCACCAAGGTCGCCGAACGCACGGGTCAACACTGGGGACGGGTGATCGTCGGGCACGTCTCCGGCGAGACGTTGCGTCAGATCAACAAGGTGCTGGGGAGACACTTCATCACCAAATACGGCACCAGGCAGGGCATCATCGTGCTCGGCCGGGTGGCACCGTTCGGCGTTGGCGCGGTGATCGGCGGTGGTGCCAACGCAGCCCTCGCCGCGCTGGCCGTCCGGGCCGCCCGTCGCGCCTTCGGCCCACCCCCGACGTCATGGCCAGGCTGATGCCCAGCACCCCGGCAACGTCCGAGAACCTGACTGCGGTCGCCGCCGGTCTCCTTCACGACCCGCCGAACGAGATACCCCCATGGACGTCGCGGGCCTGCACCACGGGCCCGCTGACATCGCCCGAGATGGAGTTCGTCACGCTGTCCCGGCCTGCCGCGACGGCCGCGTTGGCCTGCTTCCAACGCTCCTGGAACTCTGCACCGAACGCCGGGTCGCGTCGGGCCTCGCGGTCCAAGAGAAGGGCAAGGGTACGCGCGTTGTCCGGTGACGGCTGGTGGAGCACACCCTCGATGACCTTCCGCGCCTCGGGCTCGCGCCGAAATCGGTCCCGCAGGAAATCGGTCAGCGCGGACACTGCCAGCCGGCCGCCCTCGGCAATCTCGGTGGTCGTCCACGCGACGAGCGTTGTCGCTGCGGTAACCATGATTGGGTCCACCGTCGGTCCACCTCCAGGCGGCCGGCTCCGGCCGGCACAAGGACCAACCGAAGACGGTCAAGCATGTCCGAGCTATCCAGATCGGATTGACGATAACAACTTGTTCGACCACTACGCTACGCACTAGCTTCGTCACCGAAGGCCCTGGCTGGGCATGTGATTCGTCGGAGGTCGCAGTGAAGCTGAC harbors:
- a CDS encoding RloB family protein; protein product: MSPRRRETKPLKRTVARRPELRTVVVFCEGINSEPDYINGLKKLPEIADNTALNLEIHPDQGVPLTLVQMAADRLADPEVDECWCIFDVEWPKNHPNLHRAKQFAQAKGVGLVISNPCFELWLILHHSEHTKFVDTAEAEKMSRKLDGRTGKSIDSSIYMPLRKQAARRAEQLEKRHANNGTAFPDDNPSSGMHHLLRALGAT